A single region of the Streptomyces sp. NBC_00425 genome encodes:
- a CDS encoding 4'-phosphopantetheinyl transferase family protein, translated as MTAPTGPATRSLGEPIASTTVHTDWSDVRADLRTHGTALVHGRLADWRPKDPDGPELRAVLGRDWARYRDITHEDMRGRYAASRRLLKYAAAAALRADARDLELMYGPTGRPYLRGCDQIDISLSHTDDLLLVGLTTRGLIGVDAERSDRRIYSRGLDRQICTPHERLTVSRLPLAERDPSLVRLWTLKEAYSKAIGQGLQFRFTEFGFGADGRPTQVHRPDGTPGTGDEWTFCTYVLGSDGLEFCVSTAVYDAGLGRTLDAEITTMLDADAVAALNEALSGVRPHG; from the coding sequence ATGACCGCCCCGACAGGCCCCGCCACGCGGTCGCTGGGCGAGCCCATCGCGTCGACCACGGTGCACACCGACTGGTCCGACGTACGCGCGGACCTGCGCACGCACGGCACCGCGCTGGTCCACGGGCGCCTCGCCGACTGGCGGCCCAAGGACCCCGACGGCCCCGAACTGCGCGCCGTGCTCGGCCGGGACTGGGCCCGCTACCGCGACATCACGCACGAGGACATGCGCGGCCGGTACGCCGCCTCCCGCCGCCTGCTGAAGTACGCCGCCGCCGCCGCGCTGCGCGCCGACGCCCGCGACCTGGAACTCATGTACGGGCCGACCGGCCGGCCCTATCTGCGCGGCTGCGACCAGATCGACATCAGCCTCAGCCACACCGACGACCTGCTGCTGGTCGGGCTGACGACACGGGGCCTGATCGGCGTCGACGCGGAGCGCTCGGACCGTCGTATCTACAGCCGCGGCCTGGACCGGCAGATCTGCACCCCGCACGAACGCCTCACCGTGTCGCGGCTGCCGCTGGCCGAGCGCGACCCGAGCCTGGTGCGGCTGTGGACCCTGAAGGAGGCGTACAGCAAGGCGATCGGCCAGGGGCTGCAGTTCCGGTTCACGGAGTTCGGGTTCGGCGCCGACGGCCGGCCGACCCAGGTGCACCGCCCCGACGGCACCCCGGGCACCGGCGACGAGTGGACGTTCTGCACCTATGTGCTCGGCAGCGACGGCCTCGAGTTCTGCGTCAGCACCGCCGTCTACGACGCGGGGCTCGGCCGCACCCTGGACGCCGAGATCACCACCATGCTCGACGCCGACGCCGTCGCCGCCCTCAACGAGGCGCTCAGCGGGGTGCGCCCGCACGGCTGA
- a CDS encoding acyl carrier protein, translating to MSTTRPWDEFAGFVSLLRDELGLDLSEQQAAADFDALPSWDSVHLLRLVTLIERETGRRVPVARVLQARGLREVHALTRPDREDRP from the coding sequence ATGAGCACCACACGCCCCTGGGATGAGTTCGCCGGCTTCGTCTCCCTGCTCCGCGACGAGCTCGGCCTCGACCTGAGCGAACAGCAGGCGGCGGCCGACTTCGACGCCCTGCCCTCCTGGGACTCCGTCCACCTGCTGCGCCTCGTCACGCTCATCGAGCGCGAGACCGGCCGGCGGGTGCCCGTCGCCCGCGTGCTGCAGGCCCGTGGACTGCGCGAGGTCCACGCCCTCACCCGCCCCGACCGCGAGGACCGGCCATGA
- a CDS encoding HAD-IIIC family phosphatase, whose protein sequence is MTTPFQRLRELSASGQLARAHPQVAPLLAEITDAGDREPAAVLAELARCGHLLRGLAAPDVLAHHPDTPLVTVAVTGHSTLAQLPDALTAELARHGLLARLLVGTHGAYLRDLTDPDSELRAPQPDLTLCLLDADAVFDRLGTPWTTDDAETACARLGERVAAIAAAHTATGTGTLVLNTLPLLRRHTQQIIDQRRRALLGALWREFNARLLRLTADHPAVTVVDLDPLIADLGPASDPRLALYTRSPFTEQLLGAYAREAAHILRARSGLTKKCLVLDLDDTLWGGVLEEVGADGLGVGDDLLGEPYRQMQRTARQLAAQGVLLAVSSKNDAEPAVQALRDHPDMTLRPDDFARINANWEPKDANLRDIAHHLGIATDALVFADDSPQERALIRRSLPATPVVALGREPALHTEALLRDAWFDTPHVTDDDRRRTARYRQAAARDELRQGAGTYEEYLHDLGIVVHVAPPGPADTARVCQLSLRTNRFNLTGERLRAAELAEMAADPARRVLAVRVRDRFGDSGLVGALLTRDEDDGLYIDNMMLSCRALARGVEDGCLAAVLEHARSRGLPRVRARYRATPANAAARGFYPSLGFTEEPGAGRERWFRHDLGRLPDRPGHLTLEVRLGGTADEHHTPLG, encoded by the coding sequence ATGACGACACCCTTCCAGCGCCTGCGCGAACTGTCCGCCTCCGGACAGCTGGCCCGCGCCCACCCGCAGGTGGCCCCGCTCCTCGCGGAGATCACCGACGCCGGCGACCGCGAGCCCGCCGCCGTCCTCGCCGAACTGGCGCGCTGCGGCCACCTGCTGCGCGGCCTCGCCGCCCCCGACGTCCTCGCCCACCACCCCGACACCCCCCTCGTCACCGTCGCCGTCACCGGGCACTCCACCCTCGCCCAGCTCCCCGACGCCCTCACCGCCGAACTCGCCCGGCACGGACTCCTCGCCCGCCTCCTCGTCGGCACACACGGCGCCTACCTGCGCGACCTCACCGACCCCGACAGCGAACTGCGCGCCCCACAACCGGACCTGACACTGTGCCTGCTGGACGCGGACGCCGTCTTCGACCGACTCGGCACACCCTGGACCACCGACGACGCCGAAACGGCCTGCGCCCGGCTCGGCGAACGCGTCGCCGCCATCGCCGCCGCCCACACCGCGACCGGAACCGGCACCCTCGTCCTCAACACCCTGCCGCTGCTGCGCCGCCACACCCAGCAGATCATCGACCAGCGCCGGCGCGCCCTGCTCGGCGCCCTGTGGCGCGAGTTCAACGCCCGCCTGCTGCGCCTGACAGCCGACCACCCCGCCGTCACGGTCGTCGACCTCGACCCCCTGATCGCCGACCTCGGCCCGGCCAGCGACCCACGACTGGCCCTCTACACCCGCTCGCCCTTCACCGAACAGCTCCTAGGCGCCTACGCCCGCGAGGCGGCCCACATCCTGCGGGCCCGCAGCGGCCTGACCAAGAAGTGCCTCGTCCTCGACCTCGACGACACCCTGTGGGGCGGCGTCCTGGAAGAAGTCGGCGCCGACGGCCTCGGCGTCGGCGACGACCTGCTCGGCGAGCCCTACCGCCAGATGCAGCGCACCGCCCGGCAACTCGCCGCCCAGGGCGTCCTGCTCGCCGTCAGCAGCAAGAACGACGCCGAACCGGCCGTACAGGCACTGCGCGACCACCCGGACATGACGCTGCGCCCCGACGACTTCGCACGGATCAACGCCAACTGGGAACCCAAGGACGCCAACCTCCGCGACATCGCCCACCACCTCGGCATCGCCACCGACGCCCTCGTCTTCGCCGACGACTCGCCCCAGGAACGCGCCCTGATCCGCCGCAGCCTGCCCGCCACCCCCGTCGTCGCCCTCGGCCGCGAACCCGCACTGCACACCGAGGCACTGCTGCGCGACGCCTGGTTCGACACCCCGCACGTCACCGACGACGACCGGCGCCGCACCGCCCGCTACCGCCAGGCCGCCGCCCGCGACGAACTGCGCCAGGGCGCGGGCACGTACGAGGAATACCTGCACGACCTCGGCATCGTCGTGCACGTCGCGCCGCCGGGCCCGGCCGACACCGCCCGCGTGTGCCAGCTCTCCCTGCGCACCAACCGGTTCAACCTCACCGGCGAGCGGCTCCGGGCCGCCGAACTCGCCGAGATGGCCGCCGACCCGGCCCGCCGGGTCCTCGCCGTACGGGTACGCGACCGCTTCGGCGACAGCGGCCTGGTCGGCGCGCTGCTCACCCGCGACGAGGACGACGGCCTGTACATCGACAACATGATGCTCAGCTGCCGGGCCCTGGCCCGCGGCGTCGAGGACGGCTGCCTGGCCGCCGTCCTCGAACACGCCCGCTCCCGCGGCCTGCCCCGGGTCAGGGCCCGCTACCGGGCCACGCCCGCCAACGCCGCGGCCCGCGGCTTCTACCCCTCGCTGGGCTTCACCGAGGAGCCGGGCGCCGGCCGCGAGCGATGGTTCCGGCACGACCTCGGCCGGCTCCCGGACCGGCCGGGCCACCTGACCCTCGAGGTCCGACTGGGAGGAACGGCCGATGAGCACCACACGCCCCTGGGATGA
- a CDS encoding 3-oxoacyl-[acyl-carrier-protein] synthase III C-terminal domain-containing protein, giving the protein MTPHDAPGAPLHIAGTGTALPGDPVDNARLGKTFGIDEEWIDLFVGTRTRHFGWDLATGEIRHSLTDLCAEAAARAADAAGARLQDLDFLVLATTTPDRLLPTTANEVADRLGLDHLPTYQIQAGCSGAVQALDLARALLAAGHRSGLVIGGDTTARFLDPSRTPTDLPTQELVNYVLFGDGAGAAVVSAEPLGEALAVRTLLHRFSGRGRTPGQIIDWDGPVRRDAGRQMLSEDYKAVEEGVPVLAGEIYWELLDSVGWTPADVDFLLPPQLSARMTRRITESLGASTAHEVSCVVDTGNTGNALPLLQLDRLLDRLPDTGRALALVVESSKWIRAGLVLERTHAAEPRP; this is encoded by the coding sequence ATGACCCCTCACGACGCGCCCGGCGCACCCCTGCACATCGCCGGCACCGGCACCGCCCTGCCCGGCGACCCGGTCGACAACGCGCGCCTGGGCAAGACCTTCGGGATCGACGAGGAGTGGATCGACCTCTTCGTCGGCACCCGCACCCGCCACTTCGGCTGGGACCTCGCCACCGGCGAGATCCGGCACAGCCTCACCGACCTGTGCGCCGAGGCGGCCGCCCGCGCCGCCGACGCGGCCGGCGCCCGCCTGCAGGACCTGGACTTCCTCGTCCTGGCCACCACCACACCGGACCGGCTGCTGCCCACCACCGCCAACGAGGTCGCCGACCGGCTGGGCCTGGACCACCTGCCCACCTACCAGATCCAGGCAGGCTGCTCGGGCGCCGTCCAGGCCCTCGACCTGGCCCGGGCCCTGCTCGCCGCCGGGCACCGCAGCGGACTCGTCATCGGCGGCGACACCACCGCCCGCTTCCTCGACCCGAGCCGCACCCCCACCGACCTGCCCACCCAGGAACTCGTCAACTACGTCCTGTTCGGCGACGGCGCGGGCGCCGCCGTCGTCAGCGCCGAACCCCTCGGCGAGGCCCTCGCCGTCCGCACACTGCTGCACCGCTTCAGCGGCCGGGGCCGGACACCGGGCCAGATCATCGACTGGGACGGCCCGGTGCGCCGCGACGCCGGCCGGCAGATGCTGTCCGAGGACTACAAGGCCGTCGAGGAGGGCGTGCCCGTCCTCGCGGGCGAGATCTACTGGGAACTGCTCGACTCCGTCGGCTGGACCCCCGCCGACGTCGACTTCCTGCTGCCGCCGCAGCTGTCCGCCCGGATGACCCGGCGCATCACCGAGAGCCTGGGGGCGTCCACCGCGCACGAGGTGTCCTGCGTCGTGGACACCGGCAACACCGGCAACGCACTGCCCCTGCTCCAGCTCGACAGGCTCCTGGACCGGCTGCCGGACACCGGGCGGGCCCTCGCCCTCGTCGTGGAGTCCAGCAAATGGATCAGGGCCGGCCTCGTCCTGGAGCGCACGCACGCCGCGGAGCCCCGCCCATGA
- a CDS encoding type I polyketide synthase, protein MSADAVAIVGLDCVLPGAPDADAYWNLLMRAGDAIGELPAQRRDGHGFDDTVRGGFIDDIATFDNDFFTVAPREAAAMDPQQRLLLQCAWRALEDAGQSPAALAGGDTGVFVGVMGSEWAQLHLTDPTRVTPQLGAGSSAAMTANRISYHLDLKGPSLAVDTACSSSLVAVHLAVNSLLAGESSTAVAGGVNLVLTPAPGLVYERMGLAARDGRCKPFSTDADGIGRSDGVGVVVLRRLTDALADGQRIYAVVHGTAVNQDGRSNGLTAPNRWSQREVVAAACRRARITPAQVRFIEAHGTGTALGDIIECAALGELHAVQRDEPCAIGSVKGNLGHTEGAAGIAGLIKVALALHHRIVPASRFADRENPQLRLAERGLRLIKAPIRLPADDVWAGVSSFGMGGTNAHAVLAGAPRPRRTPTARAPRPAARAVGVFTVSANTPEALRRNLAVQADAVARRPRGAAAPLCWSSNLVKTGQSYRAAFTARDTVELAAALSAAADDEQLRAGIADRALHPPAIGFLFSGQGAQEPGMTGALYRDSASYRRHLDTADDVLRPHLGASVRDMILDEDPAVHRTGWAQPALFAVEYALFRTLGDLGIEPDAVLGHSVGEFAAAVAAGALTLDDAARLVSARAALMERLPDGGGMLGVRAARADLAALLADEPDVCVGAVNGPDRTVLSGQRTALDRIAAALHGQGVRTDRLRVSHAFHSPQMAPALDGLAEAAAGLRTTPPALPMASTRYGAMLDDRPLDAAYWREQAAGPVLFADALNALMTETMPACLIEIGPSPHLVQLAGRAGLPCGVRLLHPVPGREASVRDLAETVAALYRSGLEPRWRELYEPAQRTTEQLAPYAFSTEHTFWQPAPRRTDRPEPPAAPPPATAPPPAGAHTGPHTDEETDPVLAAVIETVVEVGEYDPQRVGRQTRLYADLGFDSVMIMQLKDRLEARLPQTEGVTVQQLLPALRSVGSLADFLSDWNSVGART, encoded by the coding sequence GTGAGCGCGGACGCCGTCGCCATCGTCGGCCTGGACTGCGTCCTGCCCGGCGCGCCCGACGCCGACGCCTACTGGAACCTGCTGATGCGCGCCGGTGACGCGATCGGCGAACTGCCCGCGCAACGCCGCGACGGGCACGGCTTCGACGACACGGTGCGCGGCGGCTTCATCGACGACATCGCCACCTTCGACAACGACTTCTTCACCGTCGCGCCGCGCGAGGCCGCCGCCATGGACCCCCAGCAGCGACTGCTCCTGCAGTGCGCCTGGCGGGCCCTGGAGGACGCCGGGCAGTCGCCGGCCGCACTGGCGGGCGGCGACACCGGCGTCTTCGTCGGCGTCATGGGCAGCGAATGGGCCCAGCTCCACCTCACCGACCCCACACGGGTCACCCCCCAGCTCGGGGCGGGCAGCAGCGCGGCGATGACCGCCAACCGCATCTCCTACCACCTCGACCTCAAGGGCCCGAGCCTCGCCGTCGACACCGCCTGCTCGTCCTCCCTGGTGGCCGTGCACCTCGCAGTCAACTCACTGCTGGCCGGCGAGTCCTCCACCGCCGTCGCGGGCGGCGTCAACCTCGTCCTCACCCCCGCACCCGGACTCGTCTACGAACGGATGGGCCTGGCCGCCCGGGACGGCCGCTGCAAGCCCTTCAGCACCGACGCCGACGGCATCGGCCGCAGCGACGGCGTGGGCGTCGTGGTACTGCGGCGCCTGACCGACGCCCTGGCCGACGGCCAGCGGATCTACGCGGTCGTCCACGGCACCGCCGTCAACCAGGACGGCCGCAGCAACGGCCTCACCGCCCCCAACCGGTGGTCGCAGCGCGAAGTCGTCGCCGCCGCCTGCCGGCGCGCCCGCATCACCCCCGCACAGGTGAGGTTCATCGAGGCGCACGGCACCGGGACCGCGCTCGGCGACATCATCGAGTGCGCCGCCCTCGGCGAACTGCACGCCGTGCAACGGGACGAGCCCTGCGCCATCGGATCCGTGAAAGGCAACCTCGGCCACACCGAGGGCGCCGCCGGCATCGCGGGCCTCATCAAGGTCGCGCTCGCGCTGCACCACCGCATCGTGCCCGCCAGCCGCTTCGCCGACCGCGAGAACCCCCAACTACGGCTCGCCGAACGCGGACTGCGGCTCATCAAGGCGCCCATACGACTGCCCGCCGACGACGTCTGGGCCGGCGTCAGCAGCTTCGGCATGGGCGGCACCAACGCCCACGCCGTCCTCGCCGGCGCCCCGCGCCCCCGCCGCACCCCGACCGCACGCGCCCCGCGCCCCGCCGCCCGCGCCGTGGGCGTGTTCACCGTCTCCGCCAACACCCCCGAGGCGCTGCGCCGCAACCTCGCCGTGCAGGCCGACGCCGTCGCCCGCCGCCCGCGCGGCGCCGCGGCCCCCCTGTGCTGGAGCAGCAACCTGGTCAAGACCGGCCAGTCCTACCGGGCCGCCTTCACCGCCCGCGACACCGTCGAACTCGCCGCCGCGCTGAGCGCCGCCGCCGACGACGAACAACTGCGCGCCGGCATCGCCGACCGGGCCCTGCACCCGCCGGCCATCGGCTTCCTCTTCAGCGGCCAGGGCGCCCAGGAACCCGGCATGACCGGCGCCCTCTACCGCGACAGCGCCTCCTACCGCCGCCACCTCGACACCGCCGACGACGTGCTGCGGCCCCATCTCGGCGCCTCCGTACGGGACATGATCCTGGACGAGGACCCGGCCGTGCACCGCACCGGCTGGGCCCAGCCCGCCCTGTTCGCCGTCGAGTACGCCCTCTTCCGCACCCTGGGGGACCTCGGCATCGAGCCCGACGCCGTCCTCGGGCACAGCGTGGGCGAGTTCGCCGCCGCCGTCGCGGCGGGCGCGCTCACCCTCGACGACGCGGCCCGGCTGGTGTCGGCGCGGGCCGCGCTCATGGAGCGCCTCCCGGACGGCGGCGGCATGCTCGGCGTCCGCGCGGCCCGCGCCGACCTGGCCGCGCTCCTCGCCGACGAACCCGACGTGTGCGTCGGCGCCGTCAACGGCCCCGACCGCACCGTGCTCTCGGGACAGCGCACCGCACTCGACCGGATCGCCGCCGCCCTGCACGGACAGGGGGTGCGCACCGACCGCCTGCGCGTCTCGCACGCCTTCCACTCCCCGCAGATGGCGCCGGCCCTGGACGGCCTCGCCGAAGCCGCCGCCGGCCTGCGAACGACGCCGCCCGCCCTGCCCATGGCCTCCACACGCTACGGCGCCATGCTCGACGACCGCCCCCTGGACGCCGCGTACTGGCGCGAGCAGGCCGCGGGCCCCGTGCTCTTCGCCGACGCCCTGAACGCCCTCATGACGGAGACCATGCCCGCCTGCCTCATCGAGATCGGGCCCAGCCCCCACCTCGTACAGCTCGCAGGACGCGCCGGACTGCCCTGCGGGGTCCGGCTGCTGCACCCCGTCCCCGGCCGCGAGGCGAGCGTGAGGGACCTCGCCGAGACCGTCGCCGCCCTCTACCGCTCGGGACTCGAACCCAGGTGGCGCGAACTGTACGAGCCCGCCCAGCGCACCACCGAACAGCTCGCCCCCTACGCCTTCTCCACCGAACACACCTTCTGGCAGCCCGCGCCGCGCCGCACCGACCGGCCCGAACCACCCGCCGCCCCGCCGCCCGCCACCGCCCCCCCACCGGCCGGCGCGCACACCGGCCCGCACACCGACGAGGAGACGGACCCCGTGCTCGCCGCGGTGATCGAGACGGTGGTGGAGGTGGGGGAGTACGACCCGCAGCGCGTCGGACGCCAGACCCGGCTCTACGCGGACCTCGGATTCGACTCAGTGATGATCATGCAGCTCAAGGACCGCCTCGAAGCCCGGCTGCCGCAGACGGAAGGAGTCACCGTGCAGCAACTGCTGCCCGCCCTGCGCTCGGTGGGCTCCCTCGCCGACTTCCTCAGCGACTGGAACAGCGTAGGAGCCAGGACATGA
- a CDS encoding acyl carrier protein: protein MTLSAPPKAAAPLYRWLTDRLAVYMDRAPESIDPTVPLAAYGMDSVCALSLCGDVEDELGIAVEPTLAWDHPTVAALAGHLTARGVRLPDSGPQR, encoded by the coding sequence ATGACCCTCTCCGCGCCGCCGAAGGCGGCAGCCCCCCTGTACCGCTGGCTCACCGACCGCCTCGCGGTCTATATGGACCGGGCGCCGGAGAGCATCGACCCCACGGTGCCGCTCGCCGCATACGGCATGGACTCCGTGTGCGCGCTGAGCCTGTGCGGCGACGTCGAGGACGAGCTCGGGATCGCCGTGGAGCCCACACTGGCCTGGGACCACCCCACGGTCGCGGCGCTCGCCGGGCATCTCACCGCCCGCGGCGTCCGGCTCCCCGACAGCGGGCCGCAGCGGTGA
- a CDS encoding acyl-CoA dehydrogenase, protein MVNGLTTAPRPPVRPAAPEDRAAELEKRFGDPAAPGNPVGYAALLSADRRAALSADAEDLLDDFGMHLEYVPRALGGRFTCAETLLRVMRPVFRRDVSLGMGYGMSTFMAASDVWLAGSRHQQDWLARLLIGRSKAAIAQHETAHTNDFVRSQVRAVHADGRLHVTGAKTIVNNARRADALVLFCRTDDRVGSASHSALLLDPRTLPADRYRAGSRRPSVGLRGAHLDSIEFDDCPLPEDALLGPAGSGVPTALRSFQVSRTLTAAMVAAAVDTSLRTAVLVDRIQGPGDGGLSPMDPEATAATLANSFVNLLFYDCLAVVATRALHLYPAETSVYSAAVKALLPRVLSETMYDLATVLGSQIYTRAGTIGVFQKHIRDVPVISLGHAGTVACQATIIPQLPSLARSWFSGEGAGPGLFRPAAPLPPFDYTALVLAGGRDSLSATLIDTAATLPARNPVERALRALAGQFVDELDDLRARILALPPVNEHTPVRPAWFALTDRYVLVLAAAAVLGVWRHSRDDRDPFLADPAWATAALHRIARRLGAPAADLPPQCMARVHQEVLARFGDRRSYDLYNTPLPG, encoded by the coding sequence GTGGTGAACGGGCTCACCACCGCGCCGCGGCCCCCCGTCCGGCCCGCCGCGCCCGAGGACCGGGCGGCCGAACTGGAGAAACGGTTCGGGGACCCCGCCGCCCCCGGCAACCCCGTCGGCTACGCCGCACTGCTGTCCGCCGACCGGCGGGCCGCGCTGTCCGCCGACGCCGAGGACCTCCTCGACGACTTCGGCATGCACCTGGAGTACGTGCCCCGCGCCCTGGGCGGCCGCTTCACCTGCGCGGAGACGCTGCTGCGCGTGATGCGTCCGGTCTTCCGCCGCGACGTCAGCCTCGGCATGGGCTACGGCATGAGCACCTTCATGGCCGCATCCGACGTGTGGCTGGCCGGCAGCCGCCACCAGCAGGACTGGCTGGCCCGGCTGCTCATCGGGCGGTCCAAGGCCGCCATCGCCCAGCACGAGACGGCCCACACCAACGACTTCGTCCGCAGCCAGGTCCGCGCCGTGCACGCGGACGGCCGGCTCCACGTCACCGGCGCCAAGACCATCGTCAACAACGCGCGCCGCGCCGACGCCCTGGTGCTGTTCTGCCGCACCGACGACCGCGTCGGCAGCGCCAGCCACTCGGCACTCCTGCTCGACCCCCGCACCCTGCCCGCCGACCGCTACCGGGCCGGCTCGCGCCGCCCCTCCGTCGGACTGCGCGGCGCCCACCTGGACAGCATCGAGTTCGACGACTGCCCGCTGCCCGAGGACGCCCTGCTCGGGCCGGCCGGCAGCGGCGTCCCCACCGCACTGCGCTCCTTCCAGGTCAGCCGCACCCTCACCGCCGCCATGGTGGCCGCGGCCGTCGACACCAGCCTGCGCACCGCGGTCCTCGTCGACCGCATCCAGGGCCCGGGCGACGGCGGCCTGTCACCCATGGACCCCGAGGCCACCGCCGCCACCCTCGCCAACTCCTTCGTCAACCTGCTCTTCTACGACTGCCTCGCCGTCGTCGCCACCCGCGCCCTGCACCTGTACCCGGCCGAGACCAGCGTCTACTCGGCCGCCGTCAAGGCACTGCTGCCCCGCGTCCTGAGCGAGACGATGTACGACCTGGCGACCGTCCTCGGCTCGCAGATCTACACCCGCGCCGGCACGATCGGCGTGTTCCAGAAACACATCAGGGACGTGCCGGTCATCAGCCTCGGCCACGCCGGGACCGTCGCCTGCCAGGCCACCATCATCCCCCAGCTCCCGAGCCTGGCCCGCAGCTGGTTCTCCGGCGAAGGCGCAGGCCCCGGCCTGTTCCGCCCGGCCGCACCGCTGCCCCCCTTCGACTACACCGCCCTGGTCCTCGCCGGCGGACGCGACAGCCTCAGCGCCACCCTGATCGACACGGCCGCCACCCTCCCCGCCCGCAACCCCGTCGAACGCGCCCTGCGCGCCCTGGCCGGACAGTTCGTCGACGAACTCGACGACCTGCGCGCCAGAATCCTCGCGCTGCCCCCGGTGAACGAGCACACGCCGGTGCGCCCCGCCTGGTTCGCCCTGACCGACCGCTACGTCCTCGTCCTGGCCGCCGCCGCCGTCCTCGGCGTGTGGCGGCACAGCCGCGACGACCGCGACCCCTTCCTCGCCGACCCGGCCTGGGCGACGGCCGCCCTGCACCGCATCGCCCGCCGCCTCGGCGCCCCCGCCGCGGACCTGCCCCCCCAGTGCATGGCCCGCGTGCACCAGGAGGTGCTGGCCCGCTTCGGCGACCGCCGCAGCTACGACCTGTACAACACGCCGCTCCCCGGCTGA